From a single Mycolicibacterium moriokaense genomic region:
- a CDS encoding SpoIIAA family protein: protein MIEVLQDMPAGVAGIRVSGKVTGDDITAFKPEMEKMLEPDELRFVEVIGPDYEGFGPGGLVEDLKQGFGSLFKHHGAFKRVAVVTDKEWVTHTVHALGWLVPGDIEVFGLDELEKAKQWAAG, encoded by the coding sequence ATGATTGAAGTACTTCAAGACATGCCCGCAGGAGTCGCAGGCATTCGGGTGTCCGGGAAGGTCACCGGCGACGACATCACTGCTTTCAAGCCGGAGATGGAAAAGATGCTCGAGCCCGACGAACTCAGGTTCGTCGAGGTCATCGGGCCCGATTACGAGGGCTTCGGGCCCGGGGGTCTGGTCGAGGATCTCAAGCAGGGCTTCGGCTCGCTGTTCAAGCACCACGGGGCGTTCAAGCGCGTCGCGGTCGTCACCGACAAGGAGTGGGTCACCCACACCGTGCATGCGTTGGGCTGGCTGGTGCCCGGTGACATCGAGGTCTTCGGCCTCGACGAGTTGGAGAAGGCCAAACAGTGGGCAGCCGGCTGA
- the argC gene encoding N-acetyl-gamma-glutamyl-phosphate reductase — MQNLCMTSVAVAGASGYAGGEILRLLLGHPAYADGRLTIGALTAAASAGTLLGEHHPHLLPLANRALEATGADTLRGHDVVFLALPHGHSAALADQLGDDTIIVDCGADFRLTDAGAWERFYGSAHAGSWPYGLPELPGARDRLRGATRIAVPGCYPTAALLALWPAIAEDLIEPAVTVVAVSGTSGAGRAAKTDLLGSEVIGSARAYNVGGKHRHTPEIAQGLKAVTDKDVTVSFTPVLIPTSRGILATCTARTTAPLSQIRGAYEKAYDAEPFIHLLPEDQLPKTGAVIGSNAAQLAVAVDEDASTFIGIAAIDNLVKGTGGAAVQSMNLALGWPETEGLSIVGVAP; from the coding sequence ATGCAGAATCTCTGCATGACTTCCGTCGCGGTCGCCGGTGCCAGCGGATATGCCGGTGGCGAGATTCTGCGGCTACTCCTCGGTCACCCCGCCTACGCCGACGGCCGCCTGACCATCGGCGCGCTCACGGCCGCCGCCAGCGCGGGCACTCTGTTGGGGGAGCACCACCCGCACCTGTTACCCCTGGCCAACCGGGCGCTGGAAGCCACTGGTGCCGACACGTTGCGCGGCCACGACGTGGTGTTCCTCGCGCTTCCCCACGGCCATTCGGCCGCGCTGGCCGACCAGCTGGGTGACGACACGATCATCGTCGACTGCGGCGCCGACTTCCGGCTCACCGACGCCGGTGCGTGGGAGCGCTTTTACGGCTCGGCGCACGCGGGCAGCTGGCCCTACGGGTTACCTGAACTGCCCGGTGCCCGTGACCGACTCCGCGGGGCCACCCGCATCGCCGTCCCCGGCTGCTATCCGACCGCGGCGCTGCTCGCCCTGTGGCCGGCGATCGCCGAGGACCTCATCGAGCCCGCCGTCACCGTCGTCGCTGTCAGCGGTACCTCCGGCGCGGGGCGGGCCGCGAAGACCGATCTGCTCGGTTCGGAGGTCATCGGCTCGGCGCGGGCCTACAACGTCGGTGGCAAGCATCGGCATACCCCCGAGATCGCGCAGGGGCTGAAGGCCGTCACCGACAAGGACGTCACCGTATCGTTCACGCCGGTGCTCATCCCGACGTCGCGCGGCATCCTGGCCACCTGCACCGCCAGGACCACCGCGCCGCTGTCGCAGATCCGCGGAGCATACGAGAAGGCTTACGACGCAGAACCTTTCATCCACCTGCTGCCCGAAGATCAACTGCCCAAGACTGGTGCGGTGATCGGCAGCAACGCCGCCCAACTCGCGGTCGCCGTCGACGAGGATGCGTCGACGTTCATCGGCATCGCCGCCATCGACAACCTCGTCAAGGGCACCGGCGGCGCGGCCGTGCAATCGATGAACCTCGCGCTGGGCTGGCCTGAGACAGAAGGACTTTCGATCGTGGGAGTGGCGCCGTGA
- the argJ gene encoding bifunctional glutamate N-acetyltransferase/amino-acid acetyltransferase ArgJ encodes MTRLVRTQGVTAPEGFRATGIAAGIKASGALDLALVFNEGPDYAAAGVFTRNQVKAAPVLWTKQVLTTGRLRAVILNSGGANACTGSLGFQDTHATAEAVAAALSDWGTETGPIEVAVCSTGLIGDRLPMDKVLAGVTEIVHEMHGGLTGGEEAARAIMTTDTVPKQVALHHSDKWTIGGMAKGAGMLAPSLATMLCVITTDAVANADALDQALRNATAKTFDRLDVDGSCSTNDTVLILASGASEIEPSQSDLDDALLRVCDDLCAQLQADAEGVTKRIVITVTGAASEDDAVTAARLVARDSLVKTALFGSDPNWGRVLAAVGMVPFPLDADKITVSFNGFPVCANLTGLPGARDVDLSGEDIDVTVDLGVGSGRASIRTTDLSHAYVEENSAYSS; translated from the coding sequence ATGACGCGGCTGGTCCGCACGCAGGGCGTGACGGCACCCGAGGGTTTCCGTGCGACGGGAATCGCCGCGGGCATCAAGGCGTCCGGTGCGCTCGACCTGGCGCTGGTGTTCAACGAGGGCCCTGACTATGCCGCCGCGGGCGTGTTCACCCGCAACCAGGTGAAGGCGGCGCCGGTGCTGTGGACGAAGCAGGTGCTCACCACCGGCCGGCTGCGCGCGGTCATCCTCAACTCCGGTGGCGCGAACGCCTGCACCGGCTCGCTGGGCTTCCAGGACACCCATGCCACCGCGGAGGCCGTCGCCGCCGCGCTGTCCGACTGGGGAACCGAGACCGGACCCATCGAGGTCGCCGTCTGTTCCACTGGGCTCATCGGCGACCGTCTGCCGATGGACAAGGTGCTGGCCGGTGTCACCGAGATCGTGCACGAGATGCACGGCGGACTGACCGGTGGCGAAGAGGCCGCCAGGGCCATCATGACCACCGACACCGTGCCCAAACAGGTTGCGCTGCACCACAGTGACAAGTGGACGATCGGCGGCATGGCCAAGGGAGCGGGCATGCTGGCGCCGTCGCTGGCGACCATGCTGTGCGTCATCACCACCGATGCCGTCGCCAATGCGGATGCGCTCGATCAGGCACTACGCAACGCGACGGCCAAGACATTCGACCGGCTCGACGTCGACGGCAGCTGCTCCACCAATGACACGGTGTTGATCCTGGCTTCCGGCGCCAGCGAGATCGAGCCCAGTCAAAGCGATCTCGACGACGCCCTACTGCGCGTCTGCGACGACCTGTGCGCACAACTGCAGGCCGACGCCGAAGGCGTCACCAAGCGCATCGTCATCACCGTGACGGGTGCGGCGTCGGAGGACGATGCGGTGACCGCTGCCCGGCTGGTCGCACGCGACAGCCTGGTCAAGACCGCGTTGTTCGGGTCGGACCCGAACTGGGGCCGTGTGCTCGCCGCCGTCGGGATGGTGCCCTTTCCGCTTGATGCAGACAAGATCACGGTGTCGTTCAACGGATTCCCGGTGTGCGCGAACCTCACCGGCCTGCCAGGTGCCCGTGACGTCGATCTGTCCGGCGAGGACATCGATGTCACGGTCGACCTGGGTGTCGGCAGCGGGCGGGCGTCGATCCGCACCACAGACCTGTCGCACGCCTACGTCGAAGAGAACTCGGCGTACAGCTCATGA
- the argB gene encoding acetylglutamate kinase, producing MTSPDVAAKTAPPATPVKAQVLAAALPWLKQLHDKIVVVKYGGNAMTDDTLKAAFAADMVFLRNCGIHPVVVHGGGPQITAMLKRLGIEGDFKGGFRVTTPEVLDVARMVLFGQVGRELVNLINAHGPYAVGVTGEDAHLFTAVRREVTVDGVATDIGLVGDVEKVEAGSLLDLIGAGRIPVVSTIAPDADGVVHNINADTAAAALAEALGAEKLLMLTDVEGLYTDWPDRGSLVSEIDTAALTQLLPKLETGMVPKIEACLRAVSGGVPSAHVIDGRVEHCVLVELFTDEGTGTKVVSA from the coding sequence ATGACTTCGCCCGATGTCGCCGCCAAAACGGCTCCGCCAGCGACGCCCGTCAAGGCGCAGGTACTCGCCGCGGCCCTGCCGTGGCTGAAACAGTTGCACGATAAGATCGTCGTGGTTAAGTACGGCGGCAACGCGATGACCGACGACACGCTGAAGGCCGCGTTCGCCGCCGACATGGTGTTCCTGCGTAATTGCGGCATCCACCCCGTCGTCGTTCACGGTGGCGGCCCGCAGATCACCGCGATGTTGAAAAGGCTTGGTATCGAAGGCGACTTCAAGGGTGGCTTTCGCGTCACCACACCCGAGGTCCTCGACGTCGCACGGATGGTGCTGTTCGGACAGGTCGGCCGCGAACTGGTCAACCTGATCAACGCGCACGGTCCGTACGCCGTCGGCGTGACGGGGGAGGACGCGCACCTGTTCACCGCGGTGCGGCGCGAGGTGACCGTCGACGGGGTGGCCACCGACATCGGCCTGGTCGGTGACGTCGAGAAGGTGGAAGCGGGATCGCTGCTCGATCTCATTGGCGCCGGCCGTATCCCGGTGGTGTCGACGATCGCACCCGACGCGGACGGAGTTGTGCACAACATCAACGCCGACACCGCCGCGGCCGCGCTGGCCGAGGCGCTGGGCGCCGAGAAGCTGTTGATGCTCACCGACGTGGAGGGTCTCTACACCGACTGGCCAGATCGCGGCTCTCTGGTCAGCGAGATCGACACGGCGGCACTGACTCAGCTGCTGCCCAAGTTGGAGACGGGCATGGTGCCCAAGATCGAGGCCTGCCTGCGGGCGGTATCGGGAGGTGTGCCCAGCGCACACGTCATCGACGGCCGCGTCGAACATTGCGTGCTGGTTGAACTGTTCACAGACGAGGGGACGGGGACGAAGGTGGTGAGCGCATGA
- a CDS encoding acetylornithine transaminase: MNLTQRWEAVMMNNYGTPPLALVSGDGAVVTDADGKSYVDLVGGIAVNVLGHRHPVVIEAVTRQLNTLGHTSNLYATEPGIALAEALVGLLGASDARVFFCNSGTEANEVAFKITRLTGRTKLVAAEGAFHGRTMGSLALTGQPSKQAPFEPLPGYVTHVPYGDVDALRAAVDDETAAVFLEPIMGEGGVVVPPAGYLVAAREITAEHGALLVLDEVQTGIGRTGAFFAHQHDGITPDVVTLAKGLGGGLPIGACIATGETAGLLTPGLHGSTFGGNPVCTAAALAVLQVLADDDLVGRAGVLGKTLHHGIEALDHPVVDHVRGRGLMCGVVLTSEVAKPVEAAAREAGFLVNAAAPNVIRLVPPLILSEAQVDDFLSALPGVLDTGAKS, translated from the coding sequence ATGAACCTCACGCAGCGGTGGGAAGCCGTGATGATGAACAACTACGGCACTCCGCCCCTCGCCCTGGTCAGCGGTGACGGCGCGGTGGTGACGGACGCCGACGGCAAGTCCTACGTCGATCTGGTCGGCGGTATCGCGGTCAACGTTCTGGGCCATCGCCACCCGGTTGTCATCGAAGCCGTCACACGTCAACTGAACACCCTCGGTCACACGTCGAACCTGTATGCCACCGAACCCGGTATCGCGCTGGCGGAAGCGTTGGTCGGGCTGCTCGGCGCCAGCGATGCGCGGGTGTTCTTCTGCAACTCCGGCACCGAGGCCAACGAGGTCGCGTTCAAAATCACCCGGCTCACCGGGCGCACGAAACTCGTTGCCGCCGAAGGAGCTTTCCACGGCCGCACGATGGGTTCGCTGGCGCTGACCGGCCAGCCGTCGAAGCAGGCGCCGTTCGAGCCGTTGCCCGGCTACGTCACCCACGTGCCGTACGGCGACGTCGACGCGCTCAGGGCCGCAGTCGACGACGAGACCGCCGCGGTGTTCCTTGAACCGATCATGGGCGAAGGCGGCGTCGTCGTCCCGCCAGCCGGATACCTGGTGGCCGCAAGGGAGATCACCGCCGAGCACGGCGCGCTCCTGGTGCTCGACGAGGTGCAGACCGGAATCGGCCGTACCGGCGCGTTTTTCGCGCATCAGCACGACGGCATCACCCCCGACGTCGTGACACTTGCCAAGGGCCTCGGCGGCGGGTTGCCGATCGGCGCCTGCATCGCGACCGGCGAGACGGCCGGCCTGCTGACCCCTGGCCTGCACGGCAGCACCTTCGGCGGTAACCCCGTCTGTACCGCGGCGGCGCTCGCGGTGTTGCAGGTGTTGGCCGACGACGACCTGGTCGGCCGCGCCGGCGTGCTGGGCAAGACGTTGCACCACGGCATCGAGGCGCTGGACCATCCCGTCGTCGACCATGTCCGAGGTCGCGGTCTCATGTGCGGTGTCGTCCTCACTTCCGAGGTGGCCAAGCCGGTCGAGGCGGCGGCCAGGGAGGCGGGGTTCCTCGTCAATGCGGCCGCCCCCAACGTGATTCGCTTGGTCCCCCCGCTGATCCTCAGCGAGGCACAGGTCGACGACTTCCTCAGCGCGCTGCCCGGCGTGCTCGACACCGGAGCCAAGTCATGA
- the argF gene encoding ornithine carbamoyltransferase yields MTRHFLRDDDLTPEEQAEVLALAAELKNAPFSRRPLEGPRGVAVIFDKNSTRTRFSFELGIAQLGGHAVVVDSRSTQLGRDETLEDTGKVLSRYVDAIVWRTFGQDRLTAMASAASVPIVNALSDEFHPCQVLADLQTLVERKGQLKGLRMSYFGDGANNMAHSLMLGGVTAGISVTVAAPSGFEPHPDFVAAAEKRATQTGATVTVTSDATAAADGADVLVTDTWTSMGQENDGLDRVGPFKPFQVNADLLSRADPNAVVLHCLPAHRSDEITDEVMDGPQSAVWDEAENRLHAQKALLVWLLERV; encoded by the coding sequence ATGACACGTCACTTCCTGCGCGACGACGACCTCACGCCCGAGGAGCAGGCCGAGGTGTTGGCCCTGGCGGCGGAGCTGAAGAACGCCCCGTTCAGCCGTCGCCCGCTCGAAGGTCCCCGCGGTGTGGCGGTCATCTTCGACAAGAACTCCACCCGCACCCGGTTCTCGTTCGAGCTGGGTATCGCCCAGCTCGGCGGCCACGCCGTCGTGGTCGACAGTCGCAGCACTCAACTCGGCCGCGACGAGACGCTAGAGGACACCGGCAAGGTCCTGTCGCGCTACGTCGATGCGATCGTGTGGCGGACGTTCGGCCAGGACCGTTTGACCGCAATGGCTTCCGCGGCGAGTGTGCCGATCGTCAACGCGCTGTCTGACGAGTTCCACCCGTGCCAGGTGCTCGCCGACCTGCAGACCCTGGTCGAACGCAAGGGTCAACTCAAGGGTCTGCGGATGTCGTATTTCGGCGACGGCGCGAACAACATGGCGCATTCGCTGATGCTCGGCGGAGTGACCGCGGGTATCAGCGTGACCGTCGCGGCGCCGTCCGGATTCGAGCCGCATCCAGACTTCGTTGCCGCCGCGGAGAAACGGGCCACGCAGACCGGCGCGACCGTCACCGTGACCTCTGACGCGACGGCGGCGGCCGACGGTGCCGACGTCCTCGTCACCGACACCTGGACGTCGATGGGTCAGGAGAACGACGGGCTCGACCGGGTAGGCCCGTTCAAGCCATTCCAGGTCAACGCCGACCTGCTGAGCCGTGCTGACCCGAACGCCGTTGTCCTGCACTGTCTTCCGGCGCACCGGAGTGACGAGATCACCGACGAGGTGATGGACGGACCGCAGAGCGCAGTGTGGGACGAGGCCGAGAACCGGTTGCACGCGCAGAAGGCGCTGCTGGTGTGGCTGTTGGAGCGGGTATGA
- a CDS encoding arginine repressor, whose amino-acid sequence MTSATTRAGRQARIVSILSSQSIHSQSELATLLADEGIDVTQATLSRDLEELGAVKLRGADGGVGVYVVPEDGSPVRGVSGGTERMSRLLVELLVSTDSSGNLAVLRTPPGAAHYLASAMDRAALPYVVGTVAGDDTILVVAREPMTGAELAAKLESIQQKEIS is encoded by the coding sequence ATGACGTCCGCGACGACCCGGGCGGGTCGGCAGGCCCGTATCGTGTCAATCCTGTCGTCGCAATCGATTCACAGCCAGAGCGAGCTGGCGACGCTGCTCGCCGACGAGGGCATCGACGTCACCCAGGCCACGCTGTCGCGCGACCTCGAGGAGCTCGGCGCGGTCAAGCTGCGCGGCGCCGACGGCGGAGTCGGCGTGTACGTCGTCCCGGAGGACGGCAGCCCCGTGCGGGGCGTATCCGGTGGTACCGAACGGATGTCGCGGCTGTTGGTCGAGCTCCTGGTATCCACCGACTCAAGCGGCAACCTCGCGGTGTTGCGGACGCCGCCGGGAGCCGCGCATTACCTTGCCAGCGCGATGGACCGCGCAGCGCTGCCCTACGTGGTCGGCACCGTCGCAGGCGACGACACCATCCTGGTGGTCGCGCGTGAGCCGATGACCGGCGCGGAGCTGGCAGCGAAACTCGAGAGCATCCAACAAAAGGAGATCAGCTAA
- a CDS encoding argininosuccinate synthase, producing the protein MSERVILAYSGGLDTSVAISWIGKETGREVVAVAIDLGQGGEDMEVVRQRAIDCGAVEAVVVDAKDEFAEEYCLPAIQSNALYMDRYPLVSALSRPLIVKHLVEAARKYGGGIVAHGCTGKGNDQVRFEVGFASLAPDLEVLAPVRDYAWTREKAIAFAEENAIPINVTKRSPFSIDQNVWGRAVETGFLEHLWNAPTKDVYDYTEDPTVNWNTPDEVIVGFERGVPVSIDGRNVTVLQAIEELNRRAGEQGVGRLDVVEDRLVGIKSREIYEAPGAMVLITAHTELEHVTLERELGRFKRTTDQKWGELVYDGLWYSPLKAALESFVAKTQEHVTGEIRMVLHGGHIAVNGRRSAESLYDFNLATYDEGDTFDQSAARGFVQIHGLSSKISAQRDLAK; encoded by the coding sequence ATGTCCGAGCGCGTCATCCTCGCGTACTCCGGTGGTCTGGACACCTCGGTCGCGATCAGCTGGATCGGCAAGGAAACCGGGCGCGAGGTCGTCGCGGTGGCCATCGACCTCGGCCAGGGCGGCGAGGACATGGAAGTCGTCCGGCAGCGTGCGATCGACTGCGGTGCGGTTGAAGCCGTGGTCGTCGACGCCAAAGACGAGTTTGCCGAGGAGTACTGCCTCCCCGCGATCCAGTCAAACGCGCTGTACATGGACCGCTACCCGCTGGTGTCGGCGCTGAGCCGGCCGCTGATCGTCAAGCACCTCGTGGAGGCCGCGCGCAAGTACGGCGGCGGCATCGTGGCGCACGGCTGCACCGGTAAGGGCAACGACCAGGTCCGCTTCGAGGTCGGATTCGCCTCGCTGGCACCGGATCTCGAGGTACTCGCGCCGGTCCGCGACTACGCCTGGACCAGGGAGAAGGCGATCGCGTTCGCCGAGGAGAACGCGATCCCGATCAACGTCACCAAGCGGTCGCCGTTCTCGATCGACCAGAACGTGTGGGGCCGTGCCGTCGAGACCGGGTTCCTGGAGCACCTGTGGAACGCGCCGACCAAGGACGTCTATGACTACACCGAGGATCCGACCGTCAACTGGAACACCCCCGACGAGGTCATCGTCGGATTCGAGCGCGGCGTTCCGGTTTCGATCGACGGGCGGAACGTCACCGTGCTGCAGGCCATCGAGGAACTCAACCGCCGTGCGGGCGAGCAGGGTGTCGGGCGGCTCGACGTCGTCGAGGACCGGCTCGTCGGCATCAAGAGCCGCGAGATCTACGAGGCCCCCGGCGCCATGGTGCTCATCACCGCGCACACCGAGCTCGAGCACGTCACGCTGGAGCGCGAGCTCGGCCGGTTCAAGCGCACCACCGACCAGAAGTGGGGCGAGCTGGTGTACGACGGCCTCTGGTACTCGCCGCTGAAGGCCGCGCTGGAGTCGTTCGTCGCCAAGACCCAGGAGCATGTGACGGGCGAGATCCGGATGGTGCTGCACGGCGGGCACATCGCGGTCAACGGCAGGCGCAGCGCGGAGTCGTTGTACGACTTCAACCTCGCCACCTACGACGAGGGCGACACCTTCGACCAGTCCGCGGCACGCGGTTTCGTGCAGATCCACGGCCTGTCGTCAAAGATCTCCGCGCAGCGGGACCTCGCCAAATGA